The Zobellia alginiliquefaciens genome contains a region encoding:
- a CDS encoding RagB/SusD family nutrient uptake outer membrane protein, which translates to MKNIFKITVISFAWMMISCDDYLDRNPLDDITEVEFYKTAQDLETAVNSFYGDLPLQRWQGAGNGFAGIPDNNSDLLIGEFATNRFLGFYTTPTDATNAIWSWDEVREINFYLSKVNEAEGDQSDLNQYTGEGYFFRAYYYFDLLKDYGDLPIIDTYITDADEEYLYKARDPRNEVVDFILSDLNTAIGLLGSYPDVAEQRINKELAMALKARIALYEGTWEKYHSGTVFGVDGSDGSSYLQIAADAAKEVMDSGIFRLHGDYGSLFNQTDLSGNSEVLLWRQYDYIGLNIGNDLQIGWPNKSSYTKFALESYLSIDGDPISVSPLFEGDDDLSTIENNRDPRLAATIMVPGDTVRINSDGSVELFVAPVITGQNAASTGYESQKYRDPNIEESSNQFTRNTSKIIMRYAELLLIYAEAKAELGTLSQSDLDISINLLRSRAGMPALEMATIVTDPMWPDYGYTLSNVLYEIRRERSVELIGEGFRLDDLFRWRAHELINSGLPKGAYFYDGHIETMASESEVSLDANGYLDPFQSDGSYNFDPEKAYLTGIPSNEIILNPNLEQNPGW; encoded by the coding sequence ATGAAAAATATATTCAAAATTACGGTTATAAGCTTCGCATGGATGATGATTTCTTGTGATGACTATTTAGACAGAAATCCTTTAGACGATATTACGGAAGTAGAATTTTATAAAACAGCCCAAGATTTAGAAACGGCCGTTAACAGCTTTTACGGAGATTTGCCATTACAAAGATGGCAAGGTGCCGGGAATGGTTTTGCTGGAATACCCGATAATAATTCCGATTTACTTATTGGCGAATTTGCCACTAATAGATTTTTAGGTTTTTATACTACTCCGACGGATGCTACCAATGCCATTTGGAGCTGGGATGAAGTAAGGGAAATTAACTTTTATCTTAGTAAGGTAAATGAGGCAGAGGGAGACCAAAGTGACTTAAATCAATATACCGGTGAAGGTTATTTTTTTAGGGCTTATTATTATTTCGATCTTTTGAAAGACTATGGCGATTTGCCAATAATCGATACCTATATTACCGATGCAGATGAAGAATATTTATATAAGGCAAGAGATCCAAGAAACGAAGTAGTAGATTTCATTCTCTCAGACTTAAACACTGCTATTGGCTTATTAGGGTCTTACCCAGATGTAGCAGAACAGCGAATTAACAAAGAGTTGGCCATGGCGCTTAAAGCAAGAATCGCTTTGTACGAAGGAACCTGGGAAAAGTATCATAGTGGTACGGTTTTCGGTGTAGACGGTTCAGATGGATCTTCATATTTGCAAATAGCCGCAGATGCTGCCAAAGAGGTTATGGATAGTGGTATTTTTCGGTTACATGGCGATTATGGTTCCCTTTTCAATCAAACTGATTTAAGCGGAAATAGTGAAGTTTTGCTTTGGAGACAGTATGATTATATTGGTCTTAATATTGGTAACGATTTACAGATAGGTTGGCCCAATAAATCTTCGTACACAAAATTTGCTCTTGAAAGTTATCTCAGCATTGACGGAGATCCCATTTCGGTAAGTCCGCTTTTTGAAGGTGACGATGACCTTTCGACCATAGAGAACAACCGAGACCCAAGACTTGCCGCTACCATTATGGTACCGGGGGATACTGTGAGAATAAATTCAGATGGTTCGGTAGAATTGTTCGTTGCTCCGGTAATTACGGGGCAGAATGCGGCCAGTACGGGATATGAATCCCAAAAATATAGAGATCCGAATATAGAGGAATCATCCAATCAATTTACTAGAAACACTTCAAAAATTATTATGCGTTACGCTGAGTTATTATTGATATATGCCGAAGCTAAAGCAGAATTGGGTACTCTGAGTCAAAGTGATTTAGACATATCGATTAATTTATTGAGAAGTAGAGCTGGTATGCCGGCATTAGAAATGGCAACTATCGTTACTGATCCTATGTGGCCAGATTATGGGTACACCCTTTCCAATGTTCTATACGAAATACGTAGGGAGCGCTCTGTAGAGTTAATTGGTGAAGGTTTTAGATTGGACGACTTATTCAGATGGAGGGCGCATGAGCTAATCAACAGTGGTTTGCCTAAGGGAGCTTACTTCTATGATGGTCATATAGAAACAATGGCTAGTGAATCTGAAGTATCATTAGACGCCAATGGTTACTTAGATCCGTTTCAAAGTGATGGGTCTTATAACTTCGACCCTGAAAAGGCCTATCTCACCGGAATTCCTTCAAATGAAATTATACTAAATCCCAACCTAGAGCAAAATCCTGGTTGGTAA
- a CDS encoding sulfatase family protein: protein MNKVTVVVNVCFLTLLFTSCQTKVNDRITDQPPNIVFIMSDDHAYQAISAYGYGLNNTPNIDRIGKEGAIFNRFFVTNSICAPSRAVMLTGKHSHINGKVDNISPFNWNQDNFAKTLQGAGYETALIGKIHLDGRPQGFDYSNVLPGQGQYYSPDFIENGVKKTIPGYVTQITTDLALNWLSEKRDSSKPFLMLYHQKAPHRTWMPEEKYLGLFDTITIDPPANFFDDYESREAAKTQEMSIFKDLDLVYDLKMLDVNGDIKTKYRNMFQKKYDRMNPEQKEAWDTYYNPIIEEFKSKELEGETLALWKYNRYIKDYLSTVQSVDDGVGQILDYLKENDLEDNTIIVYTSDQGFYLGEHGWFDKRFMYEESFRTPLLVKYPKEIKPGTVVNNLVQNIDFAPTFLDYAGLDIPKEIQGNSFRKLVNGEADEWRDAVYYTYYEFPGEHKVKRHYGVRTERYKLIHFYYDIDNWELYDLQEDPSEMNNIYNDPQYGSIKKEMHEKLDELRKKYRDSDELTQQNLDRFLEAKGLKK, encoded by the coding sequence ATGAACAAAGTAACTGTAGTGGTTAATGTATGTTTCTTAACACTCTTGTTCACAAGTTGCCAAACAAAAGTTAATGATAGAATAACGGATCAGCCTCCCAATATCGTCTTTATAATGAGTGATGACCATGCATATCAGGCAATTAGTGCCTATGGATACGGTCTGAACAACACACCAAATATTGACAGAATTGGTAAGGAAGGTGCTATATTCAATCGTTTTTTTGTTACCAATTCCATTTGTGCTCCTAGTAGGGCGGTAATGTTAACTGGTAAACATAGCCATATAAATGGTAAAGTAGATAATATTAGTCCTTTTAATTGGAATCAAGATAATTTTGCTAAAACGTTGCAAGGGGCAGGGTATGAAACGGCCTTAATCGGAAAAATTCATTTAGATGGCCGTCCTCAAGGTTTCGATTATTCTAACGTGCTCCCCGGGCAAGGGCAATACTATTCTCCCGATTTTATTGAAAATGGTGTCAAAAAAACTATTCCGGGTTACGTGACACAAATAACTACGGATCTAGCCTTGAACTGGCTATCTGAAAAAAGAGATTCCTCCAAACCGTTTTTAATGCTTTATCACCAAAAGGCACCACACAGAACATGGATGCCTGAAGAAAAATACTTAGGCCTTTTTGATACCATAACAATAGATCCACCTGCCAATTTTTTTGATGACTATGAGAGTAGGGAAGCAGCCAAGACTCAAGAAATGTCCATTTTTAAGGATTTAGATTTGGTATACGATTTAAAAATGCTGGACGTGAATGGCGATATAAAAACAAAATATCGCAATATGTTTCAAAAAAAATACGACAGGATGAATCCTGAGCAAAAAGAAGCTTGGGATACATATTATAATCCAATAATTGAGGAATTCAAATCAAAAGAACTAGAAGGGGAAACCTTGGCACTTTGGAAATATAACCGATATATAAAGGACTATTTAAGCACCGTTCAATCCGTAGATGATGGCGTTGGCCAAATATTAGATTACCTAAAAGAAAATGATTTAGAAGACAATACGATCATAGTATATACTTCAGACCAAGGTTTCTATTTAGGAGAACATGGTTGGTTCGATAAAAGGTTCATGTATGAAGAATCTTTTAGAACTCCATTATTGGTCAAATATCCAAAAGAAATAAAACCAGGTACTGTAGTCAATAATTTGGTTCAGAATATTGATTTTGCACCTACTTTTTTAGACTATGCCGGACTTGATATCCCAAAAGAAATTCAAGGTAATTCCTTTAGAAAGTTGGTTAATGGCGAAGCTGACGAATGGAGGGATGCCGTTTACTATACGTACTATGAGTTTCCTGGCGAGCATAAGGTAAAAAGACACTATGGGGTTAGAACCGAACGCTATAAATTAATCCACTTTTATTATGATATAGATAATTGGGAGTTATATGACCTTCAAGAGGACCCCTCTGAGATGAATAATATATATAATGATCCTCAGTATGGGTCTATCAAAAAGGAAATGCATGAAAAGTTAGATGAGCTGAGAAAAAAATATAGGGATAGTGACGAACTTACACAACAGAATTTAGATCGGTTTTTAGAGGCCAAGGGATTAAAAAAATGA
- a CDS encoding sulfatase-like hydrolase/transferase produces the protein MKYRISLNYFILLLVVILLIGCKAQTTTVAKTDRPNVLFLFTDDQRYTSVGSLEIEEVSTPAIDGLMEQGTSFTNSYILGAPHGAVCSPSRAMLMTGRHYFNLEPNVYAQFSVADSLKGISKFLTFPEYFKANGYHTFATGKQHNGVQWVEKGFDEGKSLYLGGMTKHFGTKVKDFNKKEGWSKPYVNENKFSSELFADAAIHFLENERSDSPFFMYVAFTAPHDPRTAPEKYHTMYPAAVTKVPENFMEEHPFPIADMKIRDEKLADFPRTKEEVKKHISDYHAMITATDAQIKRVLAALQASGKADNTIIVFSGDNGLAIGQHGLLGKQSVYEHSIKVPLIFVGPSIPKNEKKEAFAYLHDVFPTLCGLVGLEIPESTQTLNLTPVLLGEKEQVRESMLYAYNAWPGDKKPNQRGAHRAVRKGDYKLIVSSRDGEVTHQLFNIKKDPWELNILNSNSEYEKIKADLLLELKTLIRRVNDPADLEKDMFGLYEHIE, from the coding sequence ATGAAGTACAGAATAAGCCTAAATTACTTTATTCTATTATTGGTGGTTATACTCTTAATAGGGTGCAAAGCACAAACCACAACCGTTGCAAAAACAGATAGGCCTAATGTACTTTTTTTGTTTACTGATGACCAGCGCTATACATCCGTTGGTAGTTTGGAAATTGAAGAGGTCTCAACCCCTGCAATAGATGGTCTGATGGAGCAGGGCACTTCTTTCACCAATTCCTATATCTTGGGAGCTCCGCATGGAGCTGTTTGTTCACCTAGTAGGGCCATGTTAATGACAGGGCGGCATTATTTTAATCTAGAACCTAATGTATACGCTCAGTTCTCCGTTGCCGATAGTTTAAAGGGAATCTCTAAATTTTTGACTTTTCCCGAATATTTTAAGGCTAACGGTTATCACACCTTTGCTACTGGGAAACAGCATAATGGTGTTCAGTGGGTTGAGAAAGGCTTTGATGAAGGAAAATCATTGTATTTGGGAGGAATGACCAAACATTTTGGTACGAAGGTCAAAGATTTCAACAAAAAGGAAGGCTGGTCCAAACCTTATGTCAATGAAAATAAATTTTCTAGTGAGCTCTTCGCTGATGCCGCTATTCATTTTTTGGAAAATGAGAGGTCAGATAGTCCTTTTTTTATGTATGTAGCCTTTACGGCACCACATGATCCAAGGACCGCTCCGGAAAAATACCATACTATGTACCCGGCAGCAGTAACCAAAGTTCCTGAAAATTTTATGGAAGAACACCCTTTTCCTATTGCCGATATGAAAATCCGCGATGAAAAGTTGGCTGATTTTCCAAGAACAAAAGAAGAGGTGAAAAAACATATATCAGATTATCATGCAATGATAACCGCCACAGATGCTCAAATTAAAAGAGTATTGGCAGCATTGCAAGCTTCAGGAAAAGCAGATAATACCATCATTGTTTTTTCAGGGGATAATGGTCTTGCTATAGGTCAGCATGGTCTGTTGGGTAAACAAAGCGTTTATGAACATAGTATAAAGGTTCCACTAATTTTTGTAGGTCCGAGTATACCAAAAAATGAAAAAAAAGAAGCTTTTGCCTACTTACATGATGTTTTTCCAACGTTATGCGGGTTGGTGGGTTTAGAAATTCCTGAATCCACTCAGACCTTAAATTTAACTCCGGTTTTATTGGGCGAAAAAGAACAGGTTAGAGAATCGATGCTCTACGCATATAATGCTTGGCCTGGAGATAAAAAGCCCAATCAGAGAGGAGCGCACAGAGCCGTTCGAAAAGGTGATTATAAATTAATAGTGAGCAGTAGGGATGGTGAGGTTACCCACCAACTTTTTAATATAAAAAAGGATCCTTGGGAATTGAATATCCTTAATTCTAATTCAGAATACGAAAAAATAAAAGCCGACCTGCTGTTAGAACTGAAAACCTTGATTCGAAGAGTGAATGATCCGGCGGATTTAGAGAAAGATATGTTTGGGTTATATGAACACATCGAATAA